From a single Phacochoerus africanus isolate WHEZ1 chromosome 11, ROS_Pafr_v1, whole genome shotgun sequence genomic region:
- the LOC125112121 gene encoding olfactory receptor 8D4, translating to MDIRNQSEVTNFLLSGLTDQAELQLPLFCLFLGIYMVTAVGNLGMISIIALSSQLHTPMYYFLSSLSFLDFCYSSVITPNMLAGLLARDKTISYSGCMTQLFFFCIFVISECYMLAAMAYDRYVAICIPLLYNVIMSPRVCSLLVAAVFSVGITDALIHGGCILRLTFCGSNIIAHYFCDIVPLIKLSCSSTYIDELLVFAIGGFNMAATSLTIIISYAFILSSILCIHSKAGRSKAFSTCSSHLTAVLIFYGSLMSMYLKPASSSSLTQEKVSSVFYTNVIPMLNPLIYSLRNKEVKNALMKLLRRKISSK from the coding sequence ATGGATATAAGAAATCAATCTGAAGTGACCAATTTTCTCCTTTCAGGATTAACTGACCaagcagagcttcagctgcctctTTTCTGCCTCTTCCTAGGGATTTATATGGTCACTGCAGTTGGAAACCTCGGCATGATCTCCATAATTGCGTTGAGTTCTCAActtcacacccccatgtactaTTTCCTCAGTAGTTTATCATTTTTAGATTTCTGCTATTCTTCCGTCATTACCCCCAACATGCTGGCAGGACTTTTAGCAAGGGATAAAACAATCTCCTATTCTGGATGCATGACTCAgctgttttttttctgtatttttgtcatttctgagTGCTACATGCTGGCAGcaatggcctatgaccgctatgtggccatctgtatcCCCCTGCTCTACAATGTCATCATGTCCCCCAGAGTCTGTTCTCTGCTGGTGGCTGCTGTCTTCTCAGTAGGCATTACTGATGCTCTGATTCATGGAGGTTGCATATTAAGGTTGACTTTCTGTGGCTCAAACATCATTGCACATTATTTCTGTGACATCGTTCCTCTTATTAAACTCTCATGTTCCAGCACTTACATTGATGAGCTTTTGGTTTTTGCCATTGGAGGGTTTAACATGGCAGCTACCAGCTTAACAATCATCATTTCATATGCTTTTATCCTTTCCAGCATCCTCTGCATCCACTCAAAAGCTGGCCGGTCCAAAGCCTTCAGCacctgtagctcccatttgacagCTGTTCTTATATTTTATGGGTCTCTCATGTCCATGTATCTCAAACCTGCTTCTAGCAGTTCACTCACCCAAGAGAAAGTGTCCTCAGTATTTTACACCAACGTGATTCCCATGTTGAATCCCCTGATATATAGTTTGAGGAACAAGGAAGTAAAAAATGCACTGATGAAactcttaagaagaaaaatatcttcaaaatga
- the TMEM225 gene encoding transmembrane protein 225, with protein sequence MVHLSIRNIQAANMIFSSWALVFLAIGIVIEEWAELTFEPKQHKLIHNPWICCNPIWPEGRLEVVRNLLILVLNLSFFHNLLLGLEFTYMIPQTKLILFMTAYIGILTGIFLFCALILYQQKLKEGESMYYSGYRITWIIFITYINVFLLIVSGFLSFLQYKHCIDGCAWLTNIPKSARESQVMEPSGASIKVISLPASREMPRSIVRVHSAHVKEASPNKAHIQARRVTWAV encoded by the exons ATGGTGCATTTATCGATCAGAAATATCCAGGCTGCCAACATGATCTTCTCCTCCTGGGCCTTAGTCTTCTTGGCCATAGGAATCGTCATAGAAGAATGGGCAGAACTGACATTTGAACCAAAGCAACATAAACTAATCCACAATCCATGGATATGCTGCAATCCTATTTGGCCAGAAG GTAGATTGGAGGTGGTCAGGAACTTGCTGATTTTGGTCCTCAACCTTTCCTTCTTCCATAACTTGCTCCTGGGTCTTGAATTCACCTATATGATTCCTCAAACTAAGCTCATTCTCTTCATGACGGCCTACATTGGTATCCTCACAG GTATCTTTCTGTTCTGTGCGCTCATACTGTATCAACAAAAGCTAAAGGAAGGTGAATCCATGTATTACTCTGGTTATAGGATCACCTGGATCATTTTCATCACCTACATAAACGTTTTCCTCTTAATTGTCTCTG GATTCCTCTCTTTCCTACAGTACAAGCATTGCATCGATGGTTGTGCCTGGCTAACCAACATCCCTAAGTCTGCCAGGGAGAGTCAGGTTATGGAGCCATCTGGGGCTTCTATCAAAGTTATTTCATTACCAGCAAGCAGGGAAATGCCTCGCAGTATTGTCCGTGTGCACTCCGCTCATGTAAAAGAAGCTTCTCCAAACAAAGCACACATCCAAGCACGTCGTGTAACCTGGGCTGTGTGA